One part of the Aurantibacillus circumpalustris genome encodes these proteins:
- a CDS encoding DUF2279 domain-containing protein produces MHRAVSFIIFFVFLCHVIYGQNDSLVPPHSKRRKIILASTTGAVTVASLLVLNQTWYSEYNTGKFHLFNDNKEWLQMDKVGHVYTTYQTSRLMMEAFNWAGYSRKQKLFIGGGIGFVYMTAIEIMDGYSRGWGYSWGDQLADVVGSGIAILQNAYWNEQRVQLKFSYSQSGLTQYNPSLLGKNKYSQILKDYNGQTYWLSVNPSSFLKKENKFPKWLNIAFGYSAYGMLGGYSNEVLAVDNKGNVLKIDRERRLYFSLDVDLTKIKTKSKVLKGLFSLVNILKFPAPAIQFSSKGVRFYGLYY; encoded by the coding sequence ATGCACAGAGCAGTTTCATTTATTATTTTCTTCGTGTTTCTGTGTCATGTCATTTATGGTCAAAATGATTCATTAGTGCCGCCACATTCCAAAAGAAGAAAAATAATTCTTGCATCTACAACTGGCGCTGTTACGGTTGCATCTTTGTTGGTTTTAAATCAAACATGGTACAGTGAATATAACACTGGCAAATTCCATTTATTTAATGACAACAAAGAATGGCTGCAAATGGACAAGGTAGGGCACGTATATACAACTTATCAAACTTCACGTTTAATGATGGAGGCTTTTAATTGGGCGGGATATTCGAGAAAACAAAAATTATTTATAGGTGGTGGAATTGGTTTTGTCTACATGACAGCAATTGAAATAATGGATGGCTATAGTCGTGGTTGGGGTTATTCGTGGGGCGATCAGTTAGCAGATGTTGTTGGAAGTGGAATTGCAATTTTACAGAATGCCTATTGGAACGAACAGCGCGTTCAATTGAAATTTTCATATTCGCAGAGCGGACTTACACAGTATAATCCGTCATTATTGGGAAAAAATAAATATTCTCAAATACTTAAAGATTATAATGGACAAACATATTGGTTAAGTGTGAACCCAAGTTCATTTTTGAAAAAAGAAAACAAGTTTCCGAAATGGTTAAATATTGCTTTTGGTTATAGCGCTTATGGTATGCTAGGAGGATATTCCAACGAAGTTCTTGCTGTTGATAATAAAGGCAATGTGTTAAAAATTGACAGAGAAAGAAGATTGTATTTTAGCTTAGATGTGGATCTCACAAAGATTAAAACAAAATCTAAAGTACTAAAGGGATTATTTTCTTTGGTGAATATTTTGAAGTTCCCGGCACCGGCAATTCAATTTAGTAGTAAAGGTGTCCGTTTTTATGGTTTGTACTATTAG